In Struthio camelus isolate bStrCam1 chromosome 12, bStrCam1.hap1, whole genome shotgun sequence, the DNA window GTTGATGTTTAGGGTCCTTAGTTTCCTTTGATAAAAGCCCCTTTATTGAAGTCTGAAATTCATGgggtattttaatttctttttcaataacAATGGATTCAACATGGGATGTTTCGGCTTTTGgatgttcttcttttaaaatatgagcaCTTGCTTCCTCTTCTACCACTTGGTATGTTACATCTGGAGAGCTTGCACCTTCATCTCTCTTACCTTGTGTGCCTTGCAAAAATTCATCTTGCCAAGAATACTTAATAGTTGATTCTTCTTCTATATGAATTTGCCCATATAGTGAGTCATCGCCTTTTTCATGAGTAACAGGATGATCATCAGGAATAgacacaaaatatttctgttcaataGGTGAGTCGTCTTCCTCAGTTACTTCTTCCACATGAGTGTAACTCTCATGgcgttgtttcttctttttaagatcTTCATACGTAGATGTTATGACTTGCTCCTCCTCATCACCATAATGCCTCTCTGTTTCGGGGAATGTATCTTCCACTTCCTCTACTTCAAAAGGTGTTGAAAAATCAGTCCTTTCATCAGTGGCATAATCTAGTGGCTCCTCTACAATCTCAACGTTTACAGACACATTCTTTCCACTCTCACTTCCTTTCAGGCCATGATGTACTATATCTTCTATCTCCTCTTTGGAAGGAGTTCCCTCAACACTCTCCAGAACAACCTTTTTAACATCCTGACTTGATAAACCTCCGAGATCAACTTCACTGGAAATGTTTACGTTTTCTTGAACTTGAGACTGTACTGTGATTTCAGTCTTTATTTTCCCATCATCTGGCTGTTCTTTCCTACTGAAATAAGTCACTTTCGTGTCTGATGATATCTGTGAACTAGGAGGCTGCGCAAAACTTTTAAGAATATCAGCAACAATATTTTCTGCTATGTTTTCAGTTGACAGAGACCCCATTTTATGACTTCCGTCGCTAattctctcttcattttccaGACCGGATTCTGCTTCTGAAACAGTCACTTTGTGAATTTCAACAGGCTTAGTTACATGCTCATCTGTTTCACTTTCTATGGAAGCTTGAAAACCTTGCAGCCTTATGTCTTTGCTTTTATTCTGAGATACTTTGTCAGGAGCAGACGTTTCAGAACTGATGGGCATCTCAGTGACTTCTCCGTTTCTTGATTCTAAGGACATGTTTGTATCTTTTCTGGTTGACTCACTTTTCAAAGTTCTTGCATTAGGAATATCACCCCCTGTTACCTTCTGGCTAATCACTTCCTCAAGGACGAATTTTTTCTGCTCTATCCCTGTTTTAACCTCAGTCTTCTTTCCAAAATTAACACTTCTGTTTTCCATAAAAGGtttctcatctgttttctttttctccaatacactatctttctcctcctttgtttgtttttctagtttatctttttctttcaacagaatctttttttcttcagttggtttgctctcacctcctttttcttttagtgAGGTCTGAGTTTCAGTTCTGGCTTCTTCATATTTTGATGATTTGGTGAAGCTCGGTTTTGTCCTTATATTTTCAGCAGTGCCTGGCTTCGCGTCAAATTTGTGGTCCTTGTTTGATTTTTCAATGTGTGCTGATTCTTTTGAAAAAGATACTGTGGATGAAGTTGtaacttcagttttcttcatttctggaAATGTTTGTTGCTGCTTTTCAGCGTTTTTCCAGCTACTGTAGGCTGGAGTAAATGTTCTCAATTCTCTGTGGTCTGTCACAACCCTTTCATCCTTTTTAACAGTTGTGGAAGGATGATATATTGAACCAAGCACATCTCTTCCAAAAGATTTTCCACTAGCTGTTGTCTGTGATCCAGCCTGTGTTGATTGACCTGAATAGCGTGCAGAGCTGCTAATATTCGTCATTGGTATTCTGCGTCTTGTATCAGTGCTCATGATAGCTGGAGaggctttctttttattcctttcttgatAAGTAGAATAAATATCAGTGTAGTTATATGAAGTGTTTATAAAATCTGCAAAAAGAACATAGAtgagcaaaaattaaaataatggctTGTATCCAAAAATAATATAaagtaaagaaatattattttagactgagattttgaaagaaacaatGTCTCTTCATCTTCAGTGCAGCTTTGGATAGGCATTTCTGTAGGTTTTACATGATAATTATGCCTATGCATAAATTATATTACCAAAAAAAGCGAAGCTTTTTACTAAGTGGCAATTACTCGCTAATTTTAACCCATTGTGAGCTACTAGCTATTATGGTATTTACTTAAGAATTACACCTTTCACATTTCTATTAATGTTTATTTACATTTACAacttattattaaataatatatGCTAAATATCCTAGGCTTGGTTGATTTTCTGCTTCTTTAGTCAAAGTGGCCTGAAGTTTCTCAGGCCACTGAGAATTAACAGCACCTTGGATATGAAAAATACCTAGCACCATATGCTGGAAATTGAAAATACAAATACAGCTCTTCATAGCCACAAGCTATGAAGATACAAGAAAGAGAGCAACAAAGAACCTCTTAGGCTATATCTATACAAATTAATCAAATGGAACAGGAATCATTCCCTGTCTCTAAGACCAATTAGCATTGCACAACTCAAATCTAACATAGAAATGGTATCTTAATGTTGAATAagtctttgaattttctttcattactctgttaaattttctctttaaacCCATATGATTTTTTAACACTCACAACATCTTGTGGCAATGAATGTCATGGTTTTAACTACATGTTCTATTAAATACCTCTTGCTATATAGCTTGAAACTCTCCTAAGAATTCTGATTATCCCCAAGTTCTTGCACTAGAAGAGACATGAAACATCACTCCCTACTTACCTTCTCCAATTGGGTCATGGTTTTCTAAACTTCTGTCATATAGTATAGTACtaccttcatttaaaaatactaaaactcAGAGACAACTCAATATTCACTTTGCAGTAcactggtattaaaaaaaaaaaaaaggtatgcttCAGAAATACTATAGCACAATAGTTTCCAgttatatttcatttcatttaacatTCCCTTTTTAACGTTCATTTTTTACCTTGAGGCATCTTCCCTAAATGCTGATCTGTCCATGTAATAATCCACTGGTTGCTCTCCCCTTCTAACAAAGCTCTGCAAAACACATAAAAGGCATTCAATGAAATTCAAGGGAAGAATAGTCATAATATCCAAAATTTATAAGTCTTACAAACTGAAACAATCGTCATGCAGTTGGAGCTGATCCTGAGTGCTTCTAGTACCCCTTATTTTTATTAGTGGGAGCGTGAAATCTTCAGCATCTTTCAGACTCTTAGTTTTCCAAGTCCAGGTCTTGAGAAGAGTCTAATAAACTTACAGTGGGTTATAGCCGCAGAAACAGTACAGTTTTAGAACAAATCTTCCCAATTAGTCAATGTGCTGCTTCCTGACATTGACAAGGCCCACTGATTTGCTCTACTGAATAATATAAACTAGCAAAATGTTCCAGAACCATGATCTTGTGACAGAGtcaggagaaaacaaagcaaaaaaaagcttAACAAATATTTAGGAAAGTTTTCTCAGAGAAACACATGCAGAAGATATTTATAAAGAAATGGTAAAAATGATTAAATGTTAACAAACGAATACTCAGTGGCTTTTCTGCTGCTAATATAGTAAAAAGTGTTGTTGCAGTGTGGTATATCAGGGAATTGTTACACGCAGGATTCTCAGTTCTATCATAtctatattttcaaatgaatacgGAAGGAAAGTATTACTTCTGCTGTCAAACACACTGGCTAATGctgaaggaaaaagcttttaataGGCTAGAGTAACTATTCTCAGTTCTCGCTGTAGCTGAAATTAACACAACATATTTTACAACAAAGAATGAGGAAAATTCTTTGTGACAGcaactgcttgcttttttaatggacatctctgtttttcccctctgttcttcAGCCTTCCATTCATTTTTCCTTGCAGGACCTCTGCAATAGCTTCCATAGCTCCAGGAAGCCACCACTGCCACGGGATTATCCTGGCCAAGACTTGCTTGGGGCAAATGACCTAGGCATCATGCTAGCTCAGCAGCAGTTTTTCAGAAATGGACAGGACACTAATTTTGTTTACCTTCACTTTAAGGAAATTTTTAGAACCACAAGCAAAAGAGCCTGAATAAAAGATTCAGCAACGGGCAACAACTGTTGATAACCTGCTTCACAGTTTTGTCTGCTATCTGTTCTCAGGGTGCTAATGCACAGAACGGAGTGGGTTAAGTTGCTTCCTCTATGCTAGGGACGTGCATTAGCTGTTCTTGGAGATGTTATATCCAGTGGACTGCTCGAGAAAACTAGCTATCATACCTTTATACTAAGCTTTGTTCCCTACACTGCATGTACGTACTGAGACAACTGCTCGCCTCCAGACCAACCTGACATCAGCCACAGACTGGTTCAATTCCTGCATAACTTACTACCCAACATTTTCTGCTTCCTACAGGGGTGAAGAATTCCCAGAGAGATTAGCATGGCTAAGGGATAAAACATTTTCAACAGTAATTGCTCTATGTTAAGAATATCCAGATAGGCACACAACATGCTTTTGTCCCCCTGGGGAAGGAAACAAAAGGGCTTTTAGTACATTCTCTAGAGTCACCACATTGCTCTGCAGAATAAAATTGTTGACTTCCATACACCAAATACAAAATGTAGATACCAGAGTGACATCTTATTCACTCCTACAATTTCTAGATACAGTGATCCAATAAGCCTGGACCTCAGAATTCCTGTTAAATTCTCTGTGTGCATTCGTCTCTCCTGCTGTCCATATACTTGTTTTATCCAACATGAAATATGTCCAGCTTcaagcgggggaaaaaaaagaattgtccCTTTTTCTAGGGGTGTGAGCTATGTTCTCCCCCCCAAAAGCACTAAACTCTGCAGCATTTCTGGTGCAACAGACTAGAAATTCTATAGCAGGTTCTTTAAATATGCAACTGAATGCTATAATCAGTATAGAAAGCTTGGTGTTTTTATACTGAGTTCTACTAGCGAGATAACTGTTTCATCATTTCCAGTTTTGGAAATGCCAGATGTTTTGCACTGATAACATACAGCTGCAACATAAAAGTTGTCAAGAGTGAGGCTGGAGGATTATGATAGCTGAGGCTTCTGACTCCCTAGTGGGGAGTTGAAAGCAATTTAAGATTGTGGGATAAACACATTTCCTGGGCATTTCTGTCAGAATGAACAACACCACAGACATTTGAAATGTCACCTGTAGATTTCACATTTTACATGACTTGGGACATTTTATACTTCTTTTGGTTTCTGACTACATCTAGATTCAGTAGGACAATACTGCATCAGCAAATAGCATTTGTAAGGTTTCCTTTGCAACCACAGATTTGCCTAGAATCAGAAGAAAAGCCAGGTTAGAATTACCTAACATGTTTACAGCTCGCTTTCCCCTTGGTACAGGCTCAAATGAATACCTTTACCTCTGTTTTATTAATCAAATTCAATCTTAGGATAAGCTTTATTAGGTAAAATCAAAGTAAAAGCTACTTGACTTTGTCCAAGTTAAGAGAAGCTTGGCTGGAATGAGATCACTTCAGCATATCTAAAGAACGTTCCCAAGTCCAAACATCTTATCTGATGATGTGAGTGCCAGGCAAACTGCTCTGATAGACAGGTGCTAACGAGGCTGATGCTGATGTTAGAGAAACATATCAAGGAGCTGGCATCGGAAGTGTTAACCGTGATGAAGGAAACTAGGAATGTGGGTAGCTTGACTAAGGATTTTTGGCTGCTGTTAAAACAACAGTTGTTCAGTTGCTGGAGCAACGTATGAAGTCACTAAAAATAAGTTCCAAGAGGTAACTGTATATGGCAAAGGGCAatagcagagagaaaagctggaTCTGAAATATTACTACTGAACATATTTTGTActtgaaaacaaaaggcaaaacttCATGAAGCCTCTATAAAACTGGACAGTGAATCGGTGGATTAGTGCACCCTGTTCATAATGTATTTCCCCAACCTTATAGTGTAAATAAGAAAATGCTAAACTGACTTTGACTTAATCAGTTAGCATAGGAAACTGTAGTGTAATGTACTGAGCAAACTCAGCCTCTGTTCCAGGTTTGACAATAGCTTAAAGCTTTGCTTTAGGCAAGTCATGCTACTTCTCTGTTCCTCTGTGTCCTTTCCTAATCTTAATTATTTAAACCATAAGCTCTTCATGGTAAGGACTGCTTTTACTATGCATTTAAATAACCTGCAGAACAGGATATCAGTCTCAGCTGTATGAACTCTAAGTATTCAGAATAATATCAAAAAACATTCCTTCAAGCAGCACTCTCTTATCAAGAAACCGTGTCAGATACTTCCCAGAAATCAGATCCCAAATGACATATACCCATGCTGTGCTAAGGCTTAGTTTAAACGtcagaaaaaaattccaactgCACCATTAATTCATCTCATTACACTACAGTTCTCATTATTAGAGTCATTTATCTAAGGTTAGCAGCTATAGGCTAGTCAACCTGGAACCTCGCTGTGTGCTGCA includes these proteins:
- the SYNM gene encoding synemin isoform X2 — encoded protein: MSITDYLKDYQELLQVKAGLILEIETYRALLEGESNQWIITWTDQHLGKMPQDFINTSYNYTDIYSTYQERNKKKASPAIMSTDTRRRIPMTNISSSARYSGQSTQAGSQTTASGKSFGRDVLGSIYHPSTTVKKDERVVTDHRELRTFTPAYSSWKNAEKQQQTFPEMKKTEVTTSSTVSFSKESAHIEKSNKDHKFDAKPGTAENIRTKPSFTKSSKYEEARTETQTSLKEKGGESKPTEEKKILLKEKDKLEKQTKEEKDSVLEKKKTDEKPFMENRSVNFGKKTEVKTGIEQKKFVLEEVISQKVTGGDIPNARTLKSESTRKDTNMSLESRNGEVTEMPISSETSAPDKVSQNKSKDIRLQGFQASIESETDEHVTKPVEIHKVTVSEAESGLENEERISDGSHKMGSLSTENIAENIVADILKSFAQPPSSQISSDTKVTYFSRKEQPDDGKIKTEITVQSQVQENVNISSEVDLGGLSSQDVKKVVLESVEGTPSKEEIEDIVHHGLKGSESGKNVSVNVEIVEEPLDYATDERTDFSTPFEVEEVEDTFPETERHYGDEEEQVITSTYEDLKKKKQRHESYTHVEEVTEEDDSPIEQKYFVSIPDDHPVTHEKGDDSLYGQIHIEEESTIKYSWQDEFLQGTQGKRDEGASSPDVTYQVVEEEASAHILKEEHPKAETSHVESIVIEKEIKIPHEFQTSIKGLLSKETKDPKHQLKEALEQLEGSLPESVKEELSVLTKENQADSSSLEFDIKKVDHTEDGGLVTIVAEVNLSQTLNTDEFDAAQLGEVIASEKKIPFHSPKKESSERAVDGKSNIEIDVSSGTDKHTPLANQEVYNSSTMRRSGGTGYHTTEQVIYGGSVSETADFGEVSHSPESTDKSKSIRQIKIGSAEVQKIEQIVYERPGSETLEPGDMEDLVHREGSSEISRSVRHFKLGPKEIQTTEEIIYRGPVTTTVEEIESGSLSQQKFSTDFKTSTRHVTVGSRQVTEEVSFEGPVSDSLELSSSGNLSQTEGSVDVSRSIRHFRLGPKEIHTEQVILEGPISSKVEVSDTGDFSQTESSVRHIQLGPKEFMTTEQIIYQGPVSERIEISESGDQILSEGSIKHIRLGQRGFKTTEQIIYQGSLSETPELINQGERLSENEESSDINRSLRHIKVSPVETHAEQIIFREPISETLEDISQTEDSSESSRSVKHIKLGSKETSFTFQMDVSNMGGVSTVGGGEQATVLISSNQDPSVSQSQVIAESDQIVENENNRGGYVHSSFSHDHGEKVVEKSFFDKTVQLQRMVDQRSVISDEKKIALLYLDHEEEEDDDNDGQWF